The bacterium DNA window GACCCTCACCCTAACCCTCTCCCTAAAAGGGAGAGGGGATAAAATGTAGGGCGGGGATTCCCATCCCCGCCGCTTTTACGTTCTCTACCCTGACCCTCACCCCAACCCTCTCCCTAAAAGGGAGAGGGAGACCACTGCACCCCTCTCCCCGGCCCGTAGGCGTGCCTCTCCCTGGAAGGGAGAGGGGGCCGCAGCAGCCATCTCCCCGGCCCGGGCAAACCTCCTGGACAGGCGCGTGGAACGCCGGGGCTTGTACCCCGGGACCTTCTTCCGTATAATAACCGGGCCGTCAACCGTCACGGAGGGCCAAGTGCTGGAACAGAACGACTCGGGAGTTACCTTGGAGGTTTACGGGTCGAGCTTCACGTTCAAGAACGTGGAGAACGCGGCCCTCCTGGAAAGCGCCGCGGCCCGGCTCGAATCCCGCATGAAGGAGCTCTCCACAAAGTGGCGGATCGTGGACAAGGCCAGGCTGGCGATCATGGCCGCCCTTGAGATGGGCATCACGCTGGCGGAACTCTCCGAGAACGCCGAGCGCGGTAGGCGCGTGGCCAAGTCCATCCTTGATTCCCTCGACCGCAGCCTCCCCGAGCCGGCGGAGGACGACGGGCGGTCACCCGACGACGGCCCGCGGGGCGCGCCCTTCCTCCTGAGCTGACCTTTTTTAACCTAAAAAAAAAGCGGGCCCCGGCCCGTTTTTTCGTTTGGGAAAAAAATGGATTCCCTCGTCCGTGACCCGCGGGTCAGAGCTGGTACCCCAGACCAAAAACCGTGCGCACGGACAGCCCGACCCGCTCACCCACGGGGAATATAAGCGCCGCGTCCACGAAGGCGTCCAACACGCCGAGGAACTTGATCCCCACCCGAATACCGAGCTCACCGGCCCACAGACGCCTCACCTGGGGCGACTGGGCGTCAGCCGACTCGTTGAAGGGAGCCAGGCGCCAGAAGTAATCCACACCTCCACCCAGGCGCATGAAGAGCTGGGAGGCGGGGTTGGTGAAGTAGTACACGAGGAGCCGCGGACCCTGGGCGCCGCCCATCTCCGCGAAGGGTTCGGCGAAGTAGCCGAGGGTGAAAGCCACCTCATCCAGGCGATAACCGAGGTCCAGCGCGCAACTAAAGGCCGCCGGCACGTTGGATAGACCGTAGGTGGAGACCCCGACCTCGGTGGAGAGGGCCAACCCGCCGAAAGAAGCCGCCAGGGTAAGCGCCGGCAAAAGGATGGCGAGGGCCGCGGCTTTGTAAGGTGTGAAGCTCACGGGATGATGATATACGATGCGACCACCTTCCTACAAGTAGAAGGGTCGCCGACCAGCGACCCTTCCGAGTCGGTCAAGCCGGCAAAACGAGCAAAGTGAGTAATGCCCCGGAAAATCAACGGGCGACGACGAAGCGCTGGACCCGAACCCCGTCGTAGGTCGCACACCCACGCGCCACCAGCACGTGCACGCCGTTGGAGAGCCCGCCCGCGTCTAGCTCGACGAGGTTGCGGCCGGCCGGGAGCTCCCCCCGATAGAGGACGCATTCCAGCCGCCCCGCCAGATCGTATACGGTTATCTCGCAGTACCCGCCGGCCGAGCTCACTTCCACACCGGCCCGCTCCGCGACCGGGTTGGGATAGACGCCCAGAATCGCGAATCTTTCCGGGTCGGCCACCGTCTCGGTCCCGACGGGACCGAAGAGCAAACGGTGACCTTCGGGGGTAAAGGCCTCGAGACGGTACCTCGCCACCGGGGCGGGCGGTTCGAGGTCCAGGTAGCTCACGGCGACGCCCGGAATGGTCGCCCCGTTCAACTTCACCCCGATGTGGCCCGTGGCGTCGCACCGGTACAGGTTGAAACCGGTGTAATCGCCGACCGACCGCCACAGGACCAGCACCCCGTCGGAGGTCCGCCGGGCGCTGAGCTCCAGATCGCCGCCCGCCTCGGCGGGCTCGAGCTGCACGTCCAGCGGCGGCGTGTCCTCCCCGGTGACCTCCACGTTCTCGAAGATGACCGGCTCGTACCCCTCGGCGGAAAAGACGATGTCGTAAAAGCCGTCGGCCAGGGGGAGCCAGTAGTCGCCGCACTCCGTGGGATCCGAGTACGCAAAGGCCTCGTCGCGGTCGCCCACGGTGATGGTGGCCGGAACGGGGCCGTCGCCGGCCTCGGTGACCCTTCCGTGGAGACCGTCGTCCGCCCATTCAATCAAGCTCTTGATGGCGTACCAGTTCACGTCGGCCTGGGAGAGGATGTCGCGGGGGTCGGTGTGCTTTTCGTTGTCGGCCTCGACGGTCGTGTCAATGCACCCCCGCGCGCCGTAGCTCCAGTCGTTCAGGTCACCGTGGGTCTCGTACCAGTCCCAGCCGTCTGTCACCCAGTCCATGTATGTGTCGTCCCGGTGGTCGTGGCCCTCCACCCAGGGCGGGTACTGGGGGGAGAGATCGCAGGAGTCGGAGTAGTCGTTGCAGATGGTCTGGATGTGGGCGTCGTCGGGTGTGCGCTCCGGCTGGTAGTTCCAGACGTAGTTCACGCAGATGGCACCGGAGTGGTAGGTGAGGCCCAGGACGAAGGTGTTGTCCTCGACCAGGTCGGGGACGTACTCCTCATGACCCCCGGAGTAATCAGCCACGGCCTGCGTCTCCGGTTCGCTGAAAGGGTTGGGGCCGGCGTACCATTCACCCGAATCCCACTGGTAGCTGAAGTTGCGGTTCAGGTCCACGCCGTCGGCGTTGAACCGGGTACCCATGGCGTAGCCGTCGGGATTGACCAGCGGCTGGAGCCAGATTTCGAAGCCCTCGACCAGATCGGTAATCTCGGGATCGACGCCATAGCCGGTGAGAAGGCGCTCGGCGGTATAGAGGACTATCTCGTTGGCGGTTATCTCGTCACCGTGGATAGCACCGACTATGCGGACCTCGGGCTCGTACTCCTCGAAGGAGGGGTTGTCGGTGACTACGAGAACGTAGAGCTGCCGGCCCTGAACCGAGTCTCCCGCATCCACCAGGCGGCAGATGCTGGGGTATTCGGCGGCCCACTGCTGCAGCAGGGCGATGGTGTCGTCATAGGAGTGGAAGGCGTCCCAGGGCTCGTCACGGTCGTCGGCCGGCCAGAGGGCACGCTCGGCGGCGTAATGCGCCGCCAGGTCGGCGACGAGCACCCGGTGCGGCCACGGCAGACCGGCCAGGAGCCCCGGGTTGTCCGTGTAGCAGTAGGCATATCCCGAGCGGTAGTCGTCAACGACCAGGGGGTACCGTGAAAGCAGGGCCAGCTCCCCGCGCTCGATCGGGCCGACCAAGACCACCGACTCGGTTGCTCCGGCCAGAACCACCCAGACCAGGAGCAAAAAAACGACCCGTTTCATGGCTTCTCCTTCCACGATTCATCTTAGTACCCGACTGGCCGAGCGTCAAGGGTAGTAGAGCCCGCGCGTTGACCCTCCGGATTGGGCGTGGCATAATCCCTTGTTGAAAGGTGACTAAACTCCATTTTCCCAGGGCGATGGAAGAACCGCAACCATCCAATCTCACTGGCGGAGGCCGGCGGTGAGTCAGCGGGCCACAGAATCGCTGACCACGGACGAGGTGGAGCGCAGGCTGCCCGAAGAGGAGCATTTCGCTTATCTCCTGCTCCGTCGGCTCGGGAGGTTCACGCGCCTGGAAACCGGGGCGCGGATTGTAGACGTGGGCTGCGCCGCGGGAACCCTGGTGCTTGTCCTGAGACGGATGGGGTACGACGCCGTGGGGGTGGAGCCCGATCTCCACGCCCGCTGGACCGCCGCCGAGCTTGCCCGGAGGTTGGGCGGGGAAATTCCGGTGCTCGAGGGGCAGGCCGAGAAGCTTCCCCTGCCGGACGCGAGCTGCGACCTCGTCGTCGCCTCGAGTGTCCTGGAGCACGTGGGGGACCTGGAGCGGAGTCTCCGGGAGGCACGGCGCATTCTCAAGCCGGACGGGGCTCTGTGGTTTTACTCTACGTCGGCCCTCTGCCCCTGGCAGCACGAAATACGGGGCTTCCCCCTCTTCGGCTGGTATCCCCTGGGGCTGAAACGACGGATCATGCGCTGGGCCGTCCAAAATCGGCCGGAGCTGGTGGGACATACGGCCAACCCCGCCCTGCACTGGTTCACGCCGCGGATGGCGCGAAGGCTCTTGAAAGAAGCGGGATTTGGAAGGGTAATCAACCGTTGGTCCCTCCGGCTCCCGGAAGAGGGCGGGCGGGCGTACCGGCTGGCGTTGAAGTTTATCCAGACCCTGCCGCCGGTTCGCTTCCTGGCCGACGTCCTGATCCCCGAATCGGCCTACCTGGCGAAAGTCGAGACCGGTTGAGATGACACGCGCGGCTCAATACTGCTGGACGTTCCTCCTGGTCCTGCCGCTCGTAACCTCCGCGGTCGAGGAGACCGGGAAGACGACCCCCGACGATGAGCCCCGGCGCATCGAGCTCGGCAAGCCCGGCGAGGACTACTACCTCGAGGCCGACCGCGTGGTGGGGAACTTCGCCGAGGGCATCCGCACCGTCCGCGCCCT harbors:
- a CDS encoding cell division protein ZapA, translating into MLEQNDSGVTLEVYGSSFTFKNVENAALLESAAARLESRMKELSTKWRIVDKARLAIMAALEMGITLAELSENAERGRRVAKSILDSLDRSLPEPAEDDGRSPDDGPRGAPFLLS
- a CDS encoding M14 family zinc carboxypeptidase — its product is MKRVVFLLLVWVVLAGATESVVLVGPIERGELALLSRYPLVVDDYRSGYAYCYTDNPGLLAGLPWPHRVLVADLAAHYAAERALWPADDRDEPWDAFHSYDDTIALLQQWAAEYPSICRLVDAGDSVQGRQLYVLVVTDNPSFEEYEPEVRIVGAIHGDEITANEIVLYTAERLLTGYGVDPEITDLVEGFEIWLQPLVNPDGYAMGTRFNADGVDLNRNFSYQWDSGEWYAGPNPFSEPETQAVADYSGGHEEYVPDLVEDNTFVLGLTYHSGAICVNYVWNYQPERTPDDAHIQTICNDYSDSCDLSPQYPPWVEGHDHRDDTYMDWVTDGWDWYETHGDLNDWSYGARGCIDTTVEADNEKHTDPRDILSQADVNWYAIKSLIEWADDGLHGRVTEAGDGPVPATITVGDRDEAFAYSDPTECGDYWLPLADGFYDIVFSAEGYEPVIFENVEVTGEDTPPLDVQLEPAEAGGDLELSARRTSDGVLVLWRSVGDYTGFNLYRCDATGHIGVKLNGATIPGVAVSYLDLEPPAPVARYRLEAFTPEGHRLLFGPVGTETVADPERFAILGVYPNPVAERAGVEVSSAGGYCEITVYDLAGRLECVLYRGELPAGRNLVELDAGGLSNGVHVLVARGCATYDGVRVQRFVVAR
- a CDS encoding class I SAM-dependent methyltransferase; this translates as MSQRATESLTTDEVERRLPEEEHFAYLLLRRLGRFTRLETGARIVDVGCAAGTLVLVLRRMGYDAVGVEPDLHARWTAAELARRLGGEIPVLEGQAEKLPLPDASCDLVVASSVLEHVGDLERSLREARRILKPDGALWFYSTSALCPWQHEIRGFPLFGWYPLGLKRRIMRWAVQNRPELVGHTANPALHWFTPRMARRLLKEAGFGRVINRWSLRLPEEGGRAYRLALKFIQTLPPVRFLADVLIPESAYLAKVETG